One stretch of Caldalkalibacillus uzonensis DNA includes these proteins:
- the rpsB gene encoding 30S ribosomal protein S2, translated as MAVISMKQLLEAGVHFGHQTRRWNPKMARYIFTERNGIYIIDLQKTVKKVEEAYNFVRDLAANGGKILFVGTKKQAQESIKEEAERCNMFYINTRWLGGTLTNFQTIRKRIERLHELEQMETDGTFDVLPKKEVILLRKEKERLEKFLGGIKDMKELPDALFVVDPRKERIAIAEARKLGIPIVAIVDTNCDPDEVDYVIPGNDDAIRAVKLLASKMADAVLEGNQGEQTSVS; from the coding sequence ATGGCAGTCATTTCAATGAAACAACTATTGGAAGCCGGGGTTCATTTCGGACATCAGACCCGCCGCTGGAACCCCAAAATGGCCCGTTACATCTTTACTGAACGTAACGGCATTTACATTATTGACCTGCAAAAAACGGTGAAGAAGGTTGAGGAAGCTTATAACTTTGTGCGTGATCTGGCCGCAAACGGCGGAAAGATTTTGTTTGTCGGCACCAAAAAGCAAGCGCAAGAGTCAATCAAAGAGGAAGCTGAGCGCTGCAACATGTTCTATATCAATACGCGCTGGCTGGGTGGAACATTAACCAACTTCCAAACCATTCGCAAGCGTATTGAGCGCTTGCATGAACTGGAACAAATGGAAACGGACGGTACGTTCGATGTACTGCCTAAAAAGGAAGTTATTTTGCTGCGCAAGGAGAAAGAACGCTTGGAAAAATTCTTAGGCGGAATTAAAGACATGAAAGAGCTTCCGGATGCTCTTTTCGTCGTTGATCCCCGCAAAGAACGGATCGCCATTGCCGAAGCGCGTAAACTGGGCATTCCTATTGTGGCTATCGTTGATACCAACTGTGACCCCGATGAGGTTGACTACGTGATTCCCGGCAATGATGATGCCATCCGTGCCGTTAAACTCTTGGCTTCCAAAATGGCCGATGCCGTTTTAGAAGGTAATCAAGGGGAGCAAACCAGTGTATCCTAA
- the tsf gene encoding translation elongation factor Ts — MSVTASMVKELREKTGAGMMDCKKALTETNGDMEKAIEYLREKGLAKAAKKADRVAAEGLTSVEVEGNVAVLLEVNCETDFVAKNAEFQSFISEVSKHLIKHRPSSVQEALSQKLEGREETLQERLHALISKIGENMKLRRFEVVEKTDKDAFGAYIHMGGSISVLTVLQNTTNENLAKDVAMHIAALNPRFISRDDVPEDVVNQEREILKQQALNEGKPEHIVEKMVEGRLGKFYKEVCLLEQEFVKDPDLSIGKLLQKEGQDVTIKQFYRYQLGEGIEKKEENFAEEVMSQVKK, encoded by the coding sequence GTGTCTGTAACAGCAAGCATGGTAAAAGAATTGCGTGAAAAAACCGGTGCTGGCATGATGGATTGTAAAAAGGCACTGACGGAAACAAACGGAGATATGGAGAAAGCGATCGAGTACCTTCGCGAAAAAGGACTGGCCAAGGCAGCCAAAAAAGCGGACCGTGTTGCTGCTGAAGGCTTAACCTCTGTTGAGGTGGAAGGTAACGTGGCCGTGTTGTTGGAAGTGAACTGTGAAACCGACTTCGTGGCCAAAAATGCTGAATTCCAAAGCTTTATCTCTGAGGTTAGCAAACATCTCATCAAACATCGCCCGAGCAGTGTACAGGAAGCGTTGTCCCAAAAACTGGAAGGTCGAGAAGAAACACTTCAGGAGCGCTTGCATGCTTTAATTTCCAAAATCGGTGAAAATATGAAGCTGCGACGTTTCGAAGTGGTTGAAAAAACCGATAAAGATGCATTTGGTGCCTACATTCATATGGGTGGCAGCATCAGTGTGTTAACCGTTCTCCAAAACACCACCAATGAGAACCTGGCTAAAGATGTAGCCATGCATATTGCTGCCTTGAACCCACGTTTTATCTCCAGAGATGATGTGCCTGAAGATGTGGTTAATCAGGAAAGAGAGATCCTTAAACAACAAGCCCTTAATGAAGGGAAACCTGAACATATTGTAGAAAAAATGGTAGAAGGCCGGCTTGGTAAATTTTATAAAGAAGTATGTCTCTTAGAACAAGAATTTGTTAAAGATCCTGATCTCTCCATTGGCAAACTGTTGCAAAAAGAAGGACAGGACGTCACCATTAAACAATTCTATCGCTACCAGCTTGGCGAAGGAATCGAGAAAAAAGAAGAGAACTTCGCTGAAGAAGTGATGTCTCAGGTCAAAAAATAA
- the pyrH gene encoding UMP kinase — protein sequence MQPKYKRVVLKLSGEALAGEQGFGIDPSVIQSIAKQLKEVTQLGVELAVVVGGGNIWRGMAGSAQGMDRATADYMGMLATVMNSLALQDALEAEGVQTRVQTSIEMRQVAEPYIRRRAIRHLEKKRVVIFAAGTGNPYFSTDTTAALRAAEIEAEVILMAKNKVDGVYSADPSVDPTAKKYDNLSFLDVLKEGLGVMDSTASSLCMDNNIPLIVFSIAEEGNIKRAVCGEEIGTIVRGNS from the coding sequence ATGCAGCCGAAGTATAAACGGGTCGTCCTCAAGTTAAGTGGAGAAGCCCTGGCAGGGGAGCAAGGATTTGGAATTGACCCATCGGTGATTCAGTCGATTGCCAAACAACTCAAAGAAGTGACTCAACTTGGTGTTGAATTGGCTGTTGTTGTAGGTGGTGGTAACATTTGGAGAGGTATGGCAGGTAGTGCCCAAGGTATGGACCGGGCTACTGCAGACTACATGGGTATGCTGGCCACCGTAATGAATTCATTGGCCTTACAAGATGCCCTTGAAGCAGAAGGTGTGCAGACCCGGGTCCAAACCTCCATTGAGATGCGCCAGGTTGCCGAGCCATACATACGCCGCCGTGCCATTCGCCATTTGGAGAAAAAACGCGTGGTCATTTTTGCCGCTGGAACCGGCAATCCATACTTTTCCACAGATACCACCGCAGCGTTGAGAGCAGCAGAAATTGAAGCTGAAGTGATCCTGATGGCAAAAAACAAAGTGGACGGCGTTTACTCTGCCGACCCAAGTGTTGATCCGACGGCGAAAAAGTATGATAATCTTTCGTTTCTCGACGTACTGAAAGAGGGGCTGGGTGTGATGGACTCTACAGCTTCATCCTTGTGTATGGACAACAACATTCCGCTGATCGTCTTTTCTATTGCTGAAGAAGGAAATATTAAACGAGCTGTCTGCGGTGAAGAAATAGGGACAATTGTAAGGGGGAATTCCTGA
- the frr gene encoding ribosome recycling factor: protein MVNDVIQNARQRMGKAVNQLKSELASLRAGRATPALLDKVYVDYYGTPTPVNQLANISAPEPRLLTIQPWDKSVLDAIEKAILKSELGLTPNNDGNIIRIAIPALTEERRQELVKMVKKYGEEAKVAIRNVRRDANESIKKIEKGGDISEDEARRHQETIQKTTDEHIAQVDQIVAKKEKEIMEV, encoded by the coding sequence ATGGTTAATGATGTGATTCAAAATGCACGACAGAGAATGGGAAAAGCAGTCAACCAGTTAAAATCGGAGCTGGCCAGTTTGCGTGCAGGCCGTGCTACTCCTGCCTTGCTTGACAAAGTTTACGTTGATTATTATGGCACCCCAACACCAGTTAATCAGCTGGCTAATATCAGTGCGCCTGAGCCCCGTTTACTAACCATTCAGCCTTGGGACAAGAGCGTACTGGATGCCATTGAAAAAGCGATTTTAAAATCTGAATTGGGTCTGACACCTAACAATGATGGAAATATTATCCGCATTGCCATCCCAGCTCTAACGGAAGAAAGACGTCAGGAATTGGTTAAAATGGTTAAAAAGTACGGTGAAGAGGCTAAAGTGGCTATTCGTAACGTTCGCCGGGATGCCAACGAGTCCATCAAGAAGATTGAAAAAGGCGGAGACATCTCTGAGGATGAAGCCCGTCGTCATCAGGAAACCATCCAAAAGACAACCGATGAACATATCGCCCAGGTGGATCAAATTGTTGCCAAGAAAGAAAAAGAAATTATGGAAGTGTAA
- a CDS encoding isoprenyl transferase, whose protein sequence is MLHKITNRLRETKGSQRIDQANIPQHVAIIMDGNGRWANQRGLPRVAGHRAGMKVVKEITKAADEIGVKILTLYAFSTENWKRPREEVDYLMKLPQEYLATELDELNQRNVQVRLLGSEEGLPPHTLEAVKEAVHKTRHNTGLILNFALNYGSRSEIVQMVKMLAAKVERHELSIDDINEQLVSQSLQTGGLPDPDLLIRTKEIRLSNFMLWQLAYTELWFTDVYWPDFTKKHFEEAISEFQQRARRYGSV, encoded by the coding sequence ATGTTACACAAGATTACCAACCGACTTAGAGAGACAAAAGGAAGTCAACGAATAGATCAAGCCAATATCCCTCAACATGTGGCCATTATTATGGACGGCAACGGCCGCTGGGCCAATCAGCGCGGCTTGCCGCGGGTAGCCGGGCACCGGGCCGGCATGAAAGTCGTGAAAGAAATTACTAAAGCGGCTGATGAAATCGGTGTTAAAATATTAACCCTTTATGCTTTTTCCACAGAGAACTGGAAGCGGCCAAGGGAAGAAGTGGATTACTTGATGAAGCTGCCGCAGGAGTATCTGGCAACCGAATTGGACGAATTAAATCAGCGCAATGTGCAGGTCCGCTTGCTGGGTTCGGAAGAAGGTTTGCCACCCCATACCCTTGAGGCTGTCAAAGAGGCCGTACATAAAACACGCCACAATACGGGACTAATCCTTAATTTTGCCTTAAACTATGGCAGCCGTTCTGAGATTGTCCAAATGGTCAAAATGCTGGCCGCCAAAGTTGAGCGTCATGAACTGAGCATCGACGATATTAACGAGCAGCTTGTCAGCCAGTCTCTGCAGACGGGAGGATTACCCGATCCTGATCTGTTGATCCGTACCAAAGAGATTCGCTTAAGCAATTTTATGCTTTGGCAGCTGGCTTATACCGAACTATGGTTCACCGATGTGTATTGGCCTGATTTTACCAAGAAGCACTTTGAAGAAGCAATTAGTGAGTTTCAACAGCGGGCTCGACGTTACGGCTCTGTTTAA
- a CDS encoding phosphatidate cytidylyltransferase, which translates to MKQRIITAAIGGSLFIVVLILGGLWFALLISVLAVLAYREMIHMARIPVYSAPSLLGLAFLLALLLSFLHRANVIPVPSFLMISLEALFVLFLILFLVMTVMTKNQVTIEHLGPFLLAVFYVGIGLAQFIYAREAEGLTFIFFILAVIWSTDSGAYFIGRSLGKHKLWPSISPNKTIEGALGGIGVAVAVALLFQLLTGHFANYGKMLSLVLFVSIACQIGDLVESALKRYYGVKDSGMLLPGHGGVLDRFDSLIFVFVLLYLL; encoded by the coding sequence TTGAAGCAGCGCATCATTACAGCAGCAATTGGTGGTTCTCTGTTTATCGTTGTTCTTATCTTGGGAGGCTTGTGGTTTGCCCTGCTCATTTCTGTCTTGGCTGTGCTGGCTTATCGTGAGATGATCCACATGGCCCGTATTCCTGTCTATTCCGCTCCCTCTCTCTTGGGTCTGGCCTTTCTGCTGGCTCTCTTGTTGTCCTTCCTGCATCGTGCCAATGTCATCCCGGTTCCGTCCTTTTTGATGATCTCCCTGGAAGCACTGTTTGTCCTGTTTCTGATCCTGTTCTTGGTCATGACAGTTATGACCAAAAATCAGGTCACTATTGAACACCTTGGTCCTTTTTTGCTTGCCGTTTTTTATGTTGGCATTGGTTTAGCCCAATTTATCTATGCCCGGGAAGCGGAAGGACTCACTTTTATTTTTTTTATTCTGGCTGTGATCTGGTCAACCGACAGCGGTGCCTATTTTATTGGACGGTCTTTGGGCAAGCATAAGCTGTGGCCCAGTATCAGTCCCAACAAAACCATTGAAGGCGCTCTAGGGGGGATTGGGGTTGCAGTGGCTGTTGCTCTCCTTTTCCAGCTTTTGACCGGTCATTTTGCCAACTACGGGAAAATGCTCAGTTTGGTACTGTTCGTGTCCATTGCTTGTCAGATAGGGGATCTGGTGGAATCAGCATTAAAGCGCTATTACGGCGTGAAGGATTCAGGAATGCTTCTTCCGGGCCATGGCGGTGTTTTGGATCGTTTCGACAGCTTAATTTTTGTTTTTGTCCTGCTCTATCTCCTTTAG
- a CDS encoding 1-deoxy-D-xylulose-5-phosphate reductoisomerase encodes MKNIAVLGSTGSIGRQTLEVIASHPGSFRLVAMAAGTNADLIIEQANKFQPALVSVSTKELAERVKIHIPAHTKVVYGLEGLIEVATHEDVHTLVTAVVGSIGLKPTLAAIEQGKQIALANKETLVTAGQIVMELAAKHQVSILPVDSEHSAIFQCLQGENKSQVEKIILTASGGSFRHKSREELVNVSLEDALKHPNWSMGPKVTIDSATMMNKGLEVIEAHWLFSMPYDNIEVLLHDESIIHSMVVFQDSAVMAQLGTPDMRVPIQYALTYPERYPFFTPRLDLAQVGCLHFREADFNRYPCLRLAFEAGKTGGTMPTVLNAANEIAVTQFLRSEISFLDIEKVIEETMNQHEPIANPTLEEIEEVDRWARERAKSIERRC; translated from the coding sequence ATGAAAAATATTGCAGTTTTGGGTTCAACAGGTTCTATTGGCAGACAAACATTAGAAGTGATTGCTTCCCATCCCGGTTCGTTTAGACTGGTGGCCATGGCAGCCGGTACAAACGCAGACTTAATTATTGAACAGGCCAACAAGTTTCAGCCAGCGCTTGTCTCAGTAAGTACAAAGGAGCTGGCCGAAAGGGTCAAAATACATATCCCAGCCCATACTAAAGTGGTGTATGGACTGGAAGGATTGATCGAAGTCGCCACTCATGAAGATGTACATACGCTGGTGACAGCCGTTGTGGGCAGTATTGGACTAAAACCCACCTTGGCGGCGATTGAGCAAGGGAAACAGATTGCTTTAGCCAATAAGGAGACTTTAGTGACGGCAGGCCAGATTGTGATGGAACTGGCAGCTAAACACCAAGTCAGCATCTTGCCTGTTGACAGCGAGCATTCAGCCATTTTCCAATGTTTACAAGGTGAAAACAAGAGTCAAGTGGAAAAAATCATTTTAACGGCATCAGGGGGCAGTTTCAGACATAAAAGTAGAGAAGAGCTTGTAAATGTAAGCCTTGAAGATGCGCTCAAGCATCCCAACTGGTCTATGGGACCGAAGGTAACCATTGATTCAGCCACCATGATGAATAAAGGGCTGGAAGTGATTGAAGCTCACTGGCTGTTTTCCATGCCCTATGACAACATTGAGGTTCTCTTACATGATGAAAGCATTATCCATTCCATGGTGGTTTTTCAAGACAGTGCGGTGATGGCCCAGCTGGGAACCCCTGATATGCGAGTGCCCATTCAGTATGCCTTAACTTATCCGGAACGTTATCCGTTCTTTACACCGCGGCTAGATTTGGCTCAGGTTGGCTGTTTGCATTTCAGAGAGGCCGACTTCAACCGTTATCCCTGTCTAAGGCTGGCTTTTGAAGCAGGGAAAACAGGAGGTACCATGCCGACCGTCTTAAATGCGGCCAACGAGATTGCCGTGACACAGTTTTTACGTTCGGAAATCAGCTTCCTGGACATTGAAAAAGTGATTGAGGAAACAATGAACCAGCATGAACCGATTGCCAACCCCACATTGGAAGAGATAGAAGAAGTTGACCGATGGGCAAGAGAAAGGGCAAAATCGATAGAAAGAAGGTGCTGA